One genomic window of uncultured delta proteobacterium includes the following:
- a CDS encoding hypothetical protein (Evidence 5 : No homology to any previously reported sequences), with the protein MPYSFVPGQSVPLFAEEYLRQVKAGGHPLHLRHLGLTFYGLNDCLYFGDHNGQILLPPQGTDLRYIFRESCNYPASECTLETRLQTCLLAASDPLEIDEAAALNTPGMRNLWHWMTEGLPKLLALESIGYTGRYIVPETPVVLSFMEMLSIAPERLLPRGGSYRVKRLLLPQRLSGFDLVEYMPLVEMTRGRLLDAVGRLDGEKRVYVRRVGRRKPVNEEDVLAVLEDFGFAAMVPEDFSVPEQLRYMTNASCSVMAHGANAALTLMQPPRSAVVEFFSNRYVSYNNLHAVRLLRLRYHPLVEDLDVSSAPAEGMALSEFLWSGLHMDMAVDTRHLRVLLESILE; encoded by the coding sequence ATGCCGTATAGCTTTGTCCCCGGCCAGAGTGTGCCGCTTTTCGCGGAGGAATACCTCCGGCAAGTCAAGGCAGGCGGACATCCGCTGCATTTGCGGCACCTGGGCCTGACGTTTTACGGCTTGAACGACTGCCTGTATTTCGGCGACCACAACGGCCAAATTCTGCTGCCGCCGCAGGGCACGGATTTGCGCTACATTTTCCGTGAGTCCTGCAACTATCCCGCGAGCGAGTGCACCCTGGAAACCCGGCTGCAAACCTGCCTGCTGGCGGCTTCCGATCCCCTCGAGATTGACGAGGCCGCCGCCTTGAACACGCCGGGCATGCGCAACCTCTGGCACTGGATGACGGAAGGCCTGCCCAAGCTGCTGGCCCTGGAATCCATCGGCTATACCGGGCGGTATATCGTCCCGGAGACGCCGGTGGTGCTCTCTTTCATGGAGATGCTTTCCATCGCGCCGGAGAGGCTGCTGCCCAGAGGCGGGAGCTACCGCGTCAAACGGCTGCTGTTGCCGCAGCGCTTATCCGGTTTTGACCTTGTCGAGTATATGCCGCTGGTGGAAATGACACGGGGCAGACTGCTGGATGCCGTGGGGCGGCTTGACGGGGAAAAACGCGTGTATGTCCGGCGTGTCGGGCGGCGAAAGCCGGTCAACGAAGAGGACGTGCTGGCCGTGCTGGAGGATTTCGGTTTTGCGGCCATGGTTCCGGAAGATTTTTCCGTTCCCGAACAGCTGCGGTATATGACCAACGCCTCGTGTTCCGTCATGGCACACGGCGCCAACGCCGCGCTGACGCTCATGCAGCCGCCGCGGTCCGCAGTGGTGGAATTTTTCAGCAACCGGTACGTGAGCTACAACAACCTCCATGCCGTGCGCTTGCTGCGCCTGCGCTATCACCCCCTGGTGGAGGATCTGGACGTTTCCTCCGCCCCGGCGGAGGGTATGGCGCTTTCCGAATTCCTCTGGAGCGGCCTGCACATGGACATGGCCGTGGACACCAGACACTTGCGCGTTCTGCTGGAAAGCATTTTGGAGTGA
- a CDS encoding conserved hypothetical protein (Evidence 4 : Homologs of previously reported genes of unknown function): protein MIPCHICGKDSGAHWVTGYIPAPDSQKMALCGTHDTPENRNRLRLAWYTAMVEAIRTATQNAAYFATRGALFMLSIHYSAGGSLNLPCLEAAVTDHNTLKVTAPDGSLSFFPMQHIKRYDLTPLHQDIIS, encoded by the coding sequence ATGATCCCGTGCCATATCTGCGGCAAAGATTCGGGCGCGCATTGGGTTACCGGCTATATTCCCGCGCCGGACAGCCAGAAAATGGCGTTGTGCGGCACGCACGACACCCCGGAAAACCGGAACCGGCTCCGTCTGGCCTGGTACACGGCCATGGTGGAGGCCATCAGAACGGCCACGCAAAACGCCGCGTATTTTGCCACACGCGGCGCGCTGTTCATGCTGAGCATCCACTATTCGGCGGGGGGGAGCCTCAACCTCCCCTGCCTTGAAGCCGCCGTCACGGACCACAATACCCTGAAGGTCACGGCGCCCGACGGGTCGCTCAGTTTTTTCCCCATGCAGCACATCAAGCGGTACGATCTTACCCCTCTCCATCAGGACATAATTTCCTAG
- the purQ gene encoding Phosphoribosylformylglycinamidine synthase 1 encodes MSGTVNTLVITGYGTNCEVECAHAATVAGSDKTDIIHFSDMTNGKARLDGYSLLVFPGGFLDGDDLGAAQAASIRWKHSTDANNAPLMDQLLAYLNKGGLVLGICNGFQLLVKLGLLPALDLQYLTRQVSLMHNESARFEDRWCTLAVNSASPCVFTKGLTRLYLPVRHGEGRLVVDNDTIMNRIMAENLAPVYYANPETGLPTQHYPENPNGSPNAIAGLTDPTGRIFGLMPHPEAFSHETNHPGWTRGERAPLGTVIFENAVRYLREAR; translated from the coding sequence ATGTCTGGCACGGTCAACACCCTGGTTATCACCGGTTACGGCACCAACTGCGAAGTGGAGTGCGCCCATGCGGCGACTGTTGCCGGTTCCGACAAGACCGATATTATTCACTTTTCCGATATGACCAACGGCAAAGCCCGTCTGGACGGCTACAGCCTTCTGGTTTTCCCGGGCGGCTTCCTTGACGGCGACGACCTCGGCGCCGCCCAGGCCGCGAGCATACGCTGGAAACACAGCACGGACGCGAATAACGCGCCGCTCATGGACCAACTGCTTGCGTACCTGAACAAGGGCGGCCTTGTCCTGGGCATTTGTAACGGATTTCAGCTCCTTGTCAAACTTGGGTTGCTGCCCGCCCTGGATCTGCAATACCTGACCCGCCAGGTTTCTCTCATGCACAACGAGTCCGCCCGGTTCGAGGACCGCTGGTGCACGCTTGCCGTCAATAGTGCCAGCCCCTGCGTGTTCACCAAAGGGCTCACCCGGCTCTACCTTCCCGTGCGCCACGGCGAAGGCCGCCTGGTTGTGGACAATGACACCATCATGAACCGCATCATGGCGGAAAATCTGGCCCCGGTTTACTACGCGAACCCGGAAACAGGCCTGCCGACCCAGCATTACCCGGAAAACCCCAACGGTTCCCCCAACGCCATTGCCGGCCTGACGGACCCGACGGGCAGAATTTTCGGCCTCATGCCGCACCCGGAAGCGTTTTCCCACGAAACGAACCACCCGGGCTGGACCCGTGGCGAACGCGCACCTCTGGGCACGGTTATTTTTGAAAATGCCGTGCGGTATTTACGCGAGGCCCGATAG
- the pyrG gene encoding CTP synthetase (Evidence 2a : Function of homologous gene experimentally demonstrated in an other organism; PubMedId : 11336655, 15157079, 3298209, 3514618, 8385490, 9298646; Product type e : enzyme): MSADKKAAAKETKYIFITGGVLSSLGKGMAAASIGALLKARGLSVTIQKLDPYINVDPGTMNPLQHGEVFVTDDGAETDLDLGHYERYLGEPLSQKNSYTSGSIYYRVITKERRGDYLGSTVQVIPHVTDEIKHAIRSLEDHHADVVIVEIGGTVGDIESQPFLEAIRQMRGDLGKDLCLYIHLTLVPYLRAAGEYKTKPTQHSVKELRSIGIQPDIILCRCEEALTSDLKRKIALFCDVESDAVFTSADVTNVYEVPLKFYEEGLDQKIAIMLRLPAKNAKLEPWRKLVQGMANPKGDVTVGIVGKYVELKEAYKSLHEALIHGGAANEVKVNLRYINSEELNPKNLKENMAGLDAVLVPGGFGNRGIEGKIEAIQYARKNKVPFFGICLGLQCAVIEFARNVANIPDANSEEFNPFAENKVIYLMTEWFDPRKQCVEQRDSVSNKGGTMRLGAYPCHLLPGTIAHQIYGGKDTIEERHRHRFEFNKAYKGALEEKGMIFSGMSPDGELAEIIELPDHPWFLGCQFHPEFKSTPMRPHPLFAGFIGAAKKYRADHTK; encoded by the coding sequence ATGAGCGCAGACAAAAAGGCGGCGGCCAAGGAAACGAAGTATATTTTCATCACCGGCGGGGTTTTGTCCTCGCTGGGCAAAGGCATGGCCGCGGCGTCCATCGGCGCGTTGCTCAAGGCGCGCGGGCTTTCCGTCACCATCCAGAAGCTGGACCCGTATATAAACGTCGACCCCGGCACCATGAACCCGTTGCAGCACGGGGAAGTGTTCGTCACGGACGACGGCGCGGAAACGGACCTCGACCTCGGCCACTACGAGCGCTATCTTGGCGAACCGCTCAGCCAGAAGAACAGCTATACCTCGGGCAGCATTTATTACCGGGTCATCACCAAGGAACGGCGCGGGGATTATCTCGGCAGCACCGTGCAGGTCATCCCGCACGTTACGGACGAGATCAAGCACGCCATCCGCAGCCTTGAGGACCACCATGCGGACGTGGTCATCGTGGAAATCGGCGGCACGGTCGGCGACATTGAAAGCCAGCCGTTTCTTGAAGCCATCCGCCAGATGCGGGGCGACCTCGGCAAAGACCTCTGCCTGTATATCCATCTTACGCTCGTGCCGTACCTGCGCGCGGCGGGCGAATACAAGACCAAACCCACCCAGCACAGCGTTAAGGAACTGCGCAGCATCGGGATCCAGCCGGACATCATCCTCTGCCGCTGTGAGGAAGCGCTGACCTCCGACCTGAAGCGGAAAATCGCGCTGTTCTGCGACGTGGAATCCGACGCGGTCTTCACCTCCGCCGACGTTACCAACGTGTACGAAGTGCCCCTTAAGTTTTACGAGGAAGGCCTGGACCAGAAAATCGCCATCATGCTGCGCCTGCCGGCCAAAAACGCCAAGCTCGAACCCTGGCGCAAACTCGTGCAGGGCATGGCCAACCCCAAGGGCGACGTGACCGTCGGTATCGTGGGCAAATACGTGGAGTTGAAGGAAGCCTACAAGAGCCTGCACGAAGCGCTGATCCACGGTGGCGCCGCCAACGAGGTCAAGGTCAATCTCCGGTATATCAATTCCGAGGAATTGAACCCCAAGAACCTTAAAGAAAACATGGCCGGGCTGGACGCGGTGCTCGTGCCGGGCGGCTTCGGCAACCGGGGCATTGAAGGAAAGATCGAGGCCATCCAGTACGCGCGGAAAAACAAGGTTCCGTTCTTCGGCATTTGCCTGGGGTTGCAATGCGCCGTTATCGAGTTCGCCCGGAACGTGGCGAACATTCCTGACGCGAATTCGGAAGAATTCAATCCGTTCGCGGAAAACAAGGTCATCTACCTGATGACGGAATGGTTCGACCCCCGTAAACAGTGCGTGGAGCAGCGCGATTCCGTCAGCAACAAGGGCGGCACCATGCGCCTGGGGGCGTATCCCTGCCATCTGCTGCCGGGTACCATAGCCCACCAGATTTACGGCGGCAAAGATACGATCGAAGAGCGCCACCGCCACCGGTTTGAGTTCAACAAGGCTTACAAGGGCGCGCTTGAAGAAAAGGGAATGATATTCAGCGGCATGTCTCCCGACGGGGAACTCGCGGAAATCATCGAACTGCCGGATCATCCCTGGTTCCTGGGCTGCCAGTTCCATCCGGAATTCAAGTCCACCCCCATGCGCCCGCATCCTCTGTTCGCGGGCTTTATCGGCGCGGCCAAAAAATACCGCGCGGACCATACGAAATAG
- the kdsA gene encoding 2-dehydro-3-deoxyphosphooctonate aldolase, whose translation MQTKRDMTPETLYARLCERPFVFAGPCVLESYELALETAYAVKAAAAAANLTVVFKSSYDKANRTSASGFRGPGMEKGLEWLARIREETGLPLVTDVHDPVEAAIAATVVDILQIPAFLCRQTNLLVAAAKTGIIVNVKKGQFLAPWDMGPVADKIRGAGNKKILLTERGATFGYNNLVVDMRSFPVMRAIGCPVIMDATHSVQLPGGQGACSGGDRRHVPTLAKAAVAAGAHGVFLECHPDPDNALCDGPNSWPVAQLAPLLKDLAALWELTYVR comes from the coding sequence ATGCAGACAAAACGGGACATGACTCCCGAAACATTATACGCGCGCCTGTGTGAACGCCCCTTTGTGTTCGCCGGGCCGTGCGTGCTGGAAAGTTACGAGCTGGCCCTGGAAACCGCGTACGCGGTGAAAGCGGCTGCTGCGGCAGCCAATCTGACGGTTGTCTTCAAAAGTTCGTATGATAAGGCCAACCGGACGTCCGCTTCGGGATTTCGCGGGCCCGGCATGGAAAAGGGGCTGGAGTGGCTTGCGCGTATCCGCGAGGAAACCGGCCTGCCGCTGGTGACGGACGTGCATGACCCTGTAGAGGCCGCCATTGCCGCGACCGTCGTGGATATCCTGCAAATCCCCGCCTTTTTGTGCCGCCAGACGAACCTCCTTGTGGCGGCGGCCAAGACCGGCATCATCGTCAACGTCAAAAAGGGGCAGTTTCTGGCGCCCTGGGACATGGGACCAGTGGCGGATAAAATCCGCGGGGCCGGGAACAAAAAAATTCTTCTCACGGAGCGCGGGGCCACTTTCGGGTACAACAACCTGGTCGTGGACATGCGCTCTTTCCCCGTCATGCGCGCAATAGGCTGCCCGGTCATCATGGACGCCACCCATTCGGTGCAGTTGCCCGGAGGGCAGGGCGCGTGTTCCGGCGGCGACCGCCGCCATGTGCCGACCCTGGCGAAAGCCGCCGTGGCCGCCGGCGCGCACGGGGTGTTTCTTGAATGCCACCCGGACCCGGACAACGCCCTGTGCGACGGCCCCAACAGCTGGCCCGTGGCGCAGCTCGCGCCTCTCCTGAAAGACCTGGCCGCTCTCTGGGAACTGACATATGTCCGCTGA
- a CDS encoding 3-deoxy-D-manno-octulosonate 8-phosphate phosphatase, YrbI family: MSADAFDDSLGAAAHASDIRRFAALSGEARARIAKVKLLILDVDGVLTDGGLYYGADGGVTKRFNVQDGLGIEIGRQSGLLRFAVITGMDKPAVAARLRDLHIDDYFPGLIDKRESCDIVCQRHQLDKEEVAFMGDDWIDIPVMAAVGVPLAVSNAQPETKAAALYVTEARGGDGAVREAVRLILYCKGQLDQVFTAWMKRYGS, encoded by the coding sequence ATGTCCGCTGACGCGTTCGATGACTCTTTGGGCGCCGCCGCGCATGCCTCGGACATCAGGCGGTTCGCGGCGCTTTCCGGGGAGGCGCGCGCCCGCATCGCCAAGGTGAAATTGCTCATTTTGGACGTGGACGGCGTGCTGACGGACGGCGGCCTGTATTACGGCGCCGACGGCGGCGTAACCAAACGGTTCAACGTGCAGGACGGGCTCGGCATCGAGATAGGCCGGCAAAGCGGCCTGTTGCGTTTCGCGGTCATTACCGGTATGGACAAACCCGCTGTGGCGGCGCGGCTCCGCGATCTGCATATTGACGATTACTTTCCCGGCCTTATTGATAAGCGGGAAAGCTGCGATATTGTGTGTCAACGCCATCAGCTTGACAAAGAAGAAGTCGCGTTCATGGGCGACGATTGGATCGATATTCCCGTCATGGCGGCTGTCGGCGTGCCGTTGGCCGTCAGCAACGCGCAGCCGGAGACAAAGGCCGCGGCCCTCTATGTGACGGAGGCCCGTGGCGGCGACGGGGCCGTGCGCGAGGCAGTCCGGCTGATTTTGTACTGCAAGGGACAACTTGACCAGGTTTTCACTGCCTGGATGAAACGATACGGTTCATGA
- a CDS encoding exported hypothetical protein (Evidence 5 : No homology to any previously reported sequences) encodes MKKILGALSVFIALGIAWYIFSDGGLNLGAAKKQIVQTAQDAVVSNAAPEDVAALALKAISLTQGEHGAELWRLKADWGNMRRRDNVMELEKPHFTYYMPPDNKAVTITSSKGEIEQEEQKIRFIDSVVATYDGRTLHAPEMLYFGKSRELVCPQGGRVEGEGYEGSANRIVWRVNEQIIESLGNVDVSFENDIFTTQPEDAGTPGAHKRPGAKNAQG; translated from the coding sequence ATGAAAAAAATCCTCGGCGCCTTGAGCGTCTTTATAGCTCTGGGCATTGCCTGGTATATCTTCTCGGACGGCGGGCTGAACCTGGGCGCCGCCAAAAAGCAGATCGTGCAAACGGCGCAGGACGCCGTCGTCAGCAATGCCGCCCCGGAAGACGTCGCGGCGCTTGCCTTGAAGGCCATCAGCCTGACGCAGGGCGAACACGGCGCCGAACTCTGGCGGCTGAAAGCCGACTGGGGGAACATGCGCCGCCGCGACAACGTTATGGAGCTTGAAAAACCCCACTTCACGTACTATATGCCTCCTGACAACAAAGCGGTCACGATTACCTCCAGCAAGGGGGAGATCGAGCAGGAAGAGCAGAAAATCCGCTTCATTGATTCCGTTGTCGCCACCTATGACGGGCGCACGCTCCACGCGCCGGAGATGCTCTACTTCGGCAAGTCCCGTGAACTCGTCTGCCCTCAGGGTGGCAGGGTGGAGGGCGAGGGCTATGAAGGCTCCGCCAACCGGATCGTCTGGCGTGTGAATGAGCAGATTATTGAGTCGCTAGGCAATGTTGACGTTTCCTTTGAGAATGATATTTTTACCACCCAGCCGGAAGACGCCGGAACGCCGGGGGCCCACAAAAGGCCTGGTGCGAAAAACGCCCAAGGATGA
- a CDS encoding OstA-like protein (modular protein) has translation MSMRMDCNAHYATPSQRYAGKIIGIAVVVCLFALAPLAGVIAAPAAAPASSATGAPGAPGAPKGNSTRIVSEKMTYDSNKNQVVFEGNVHVTRPTMEIWSDILTVVMDDSGKKTASSNSSSLGVNGGKVDKIIAERNVRIKQENKNGTCGKATYFVNAGKITMEQNPVLVDGDNRIRGKIINYYTESGKSEVLGNVDVQFTTDDNKGPSLPGFGAGEKASQ, from the coding sequence ATGAGCATGCGAATGGATTGTAACGCCCACTACGCCACGCCGTCGCAACGGTATGCCGGGAAAATTATCGGCATCGCGGTTGTTGTCTGCCTTTTTGCGTTGGCCCCGCTTGCCGGGGTGATCGCGGCCCCCGCCGCGGCTCCCGCGTCTTCCGCAACCGGCGCGCCTGGCGCGCCTGGCGCCCCCAAAGGGAACAGCACGCGGATCGTATCCGAAAAAATGACATACGACTCCAACAAGAACCAGGTCGTTTTCGAAGGCAACGTACACGTTACCCGGCCGACCATGGAAATCTGGTCCGACATCCTGACCGTCGTCATGGACGACAGCGGCAAAAAAACCGCCTCTTCCAACTCCAGCTCCCTGGGGGTGAACGGTGGCAAGGTTGACAAGATCATCGCGGAACGGAACGTGCGCATCAAGCAGGAGAACAAGAACGGCACCTGCGGCAAGGCGACGTACTTTGTCAACGCGGGAAAAATCACCATGGAGCAGAACCCGGTGCTCGTTGACGGTGACAACCGTATCCGCGGAAAAATCATCAACTATTACACCGAGTCGGGTAAAAGCGAAGTTCTCGGCAACGTTGATGTCCAGTTCACGACCGACGACAACAAGGGGCCGTCGCTCCCCGGCTTCGGCGCCGGGGAAAAGGCATCGCAATGA
- the lptB gene encoding putative lipopolysaccharide transport protein B: ATP-binding component of ABC superfamily (Evidence 3 : Function proposed based on presence of conserved amino acid motif, structural feature or limited homology; PubMedId : 17056748, 7876255, 9298646; Product type pt : putative transporter) — translation MSTLQAEGLRKRYGDREVVRGVSVFVNQGEVCGLLGPNGAGKTTTFYMLTGIQKPTAGEVRLDDKVIADWPLHERARVGVSYLPQESSVFRRLSVMDNLRVILEHTGLSRKAQRDKAWALLEEFRISHLVNSLAAHLSGGERRRLEIARALIREPKFVLLDEPFAGIDPLAVDDIQSLIIGLKDKGIGILISDHNVRETLRICDRAYLMHEGEVIIEGTPTAIVADPKARRVYLGEGFSL, via the coding sequence ATGAGCACATTGCAGGCAGAAGGGCTGCGTAAGCGCTACGGCGACCGCGAGGTGGTGCGCGGCGTTTCCGTTTTCGTCAACCAGGGCGAGGTCTGCGGTCTGCTCGGGCCGAACGGCGCGGGCAAAACAACGACCTTTTACATGCTCACCGGCATCCAGAAGCCCACGGCTGGCGAAGTGCGGCTTGACGACAAGGTCATCGCGGACTGGCCGCTGCATGAACGGGCGCGGGTCGGGGTTTCCTACCTGCCGCAGGAAAGTTCCGTCTTCCGCCGTCTGTCCGTCATGGACAACCTTCGCGTCATCCTGGAGCATACCGGCCTCTCCCGCAAGGCGCAACGCGACAAGGCCTGGGCTCTCCTGGAGGAATTCCGCATCTCCCACCTGGTGAACTCTTTGGCCGCGCACCTTTCCGGCGGGGAACGCCGCCGCCTTGAAATCGCCCGCGCGCTCATCCGGGAGCCGAAGTTCGTACTGCTGGACGAGCCCTTCGCGGGCATTGACCCCCTTGCCGTCGACGACATCCAATCCCTCATCATCGGCTTGAAGGACAAGGGGATCGGCATCCTTATCTCGGACCACAACGTGCGGGAAACGTTGCGCATTTGCGACAGAGCCTACCTCATGCACGAAGGCGAGGTCATCATTGAGGGAACGCCGACGGCCATCGTCGCCGACCCCAAGGCCCGCCGCGTGTATCTCGGCGAAGGGTTTTCGCTATAA
- the rpsU gene encoding 30S ribosomal protein S21: MPGVYLNDDDYSFDIALRRFKKQVEKAGILSEMKKRQHYEKPSVMRKKKKAAARKRLLKKMRKINQG, encoded by the coding sequence TTGCCCGGAGTATATCTTAACGATGACGACTACAGCTTCGACATCGCGCTTCGCCGTTTCAAGAAGCAGGTGGAAAAGGCCGGCATTCTTTCGGAAATGAAGAAGCGCCAGCATTATGAAAAGCCGAGCGTCATGCGCAAGAAGAAAAAGGCCGCCGCCCGTAAGCGTCTGCTGAAAAAAATGAGAAAGATAAACCAGGGGTAA
- a CDS encoding GatB/YqeY family protein codes for MSLSQRLESDYLTAYKSKDAVRLSVLRLLKTAMKNLLVERLQKPLEEGDILDLVAKQCKQRQDSIAQYTAANRPDLAAKEEEELRILKEYMPEQITGDALRALVRELAAETGAASPKDMGKIMQALTAKYKGQYDGKEASAVVRDVLAAG; via the coding sequence ATGAGTTTATCGCAACGTTTAGAATCCGATTACCTCACCGCCTATAAATCCAAGGACGCCGTCCGGCTTTCCGTCTTGCGGCTTCTGAAAACGGCCATGAAAAACCTTCTTGTGGAGCGCCTGCAAAAGCCGCTGGAAGAAGGTGACATTCTTGACCTTGTCGCCAAGCAGTGCAAACAGCGCCAGGATTCCATCGCCCAGTATACCGCCGCCAACCGACCTGACCTTGCCGCCAAGGAAGAAGAGGAGCTGCGCATCCTGAAAGAGTATATGCCCGAACAAATCACGGGCGACGCTCTGCGCGCGTTGGTCAGGGAACTTGCGGCCGAGACCGGCGCGGCAAGCCCCAAGGATATGGGCAAGATCATGCAGGCGCTGACGGCCAAATACAAAGGCCAGTACGACGGCAAGGAAGCGAGCGCCGTTGTGCGCGACGTTCTGGCAGCCGGCTGA